From the genome of Lotus japonicus ecotype B-129 chromosome 6, LjGifu_v1.2, one region includes:
- the LOC130724050 gene encoding protein REVEILLE 2-like, with protein MAIQDQNGFTRSLVSPPVGSGVVSLSSGSHSATHIQLDDPLSCGNDYALKARKPYTITKQRERWTDEEHNKFLEALKLYGRAWRRIEEHIGTKTAVQIRSHAQKFFSKVLRDSSGKITSTEDSIEIPPPRPKRKPMHPYPRKLATPRKEISIPRKEISIPEKRMKSNSLKSLDFDQENQSPKSVLSAVGSESLGSSDSDTPNGSLSPVSSISRVHTSGFTLAESRTPCEEASLNADSVHDEKTLMKFESFSAKEDAAEESSSRTLKLFGTTLFVTDEACKPSSPIIEACKPIPLDVRAHCLSEGHTKLELVGNSALNETSTISQLRVRVRTASCGKGFVPYKRCMPQTENQSSSVTADDREEQCIQLSL; from the exons ATGGCGATTCAA GATCAAAATGGATTTACTAGATCACTAGTTAGCCCTCCAGTAGGAAGTGGAGTTGTATCTTTGAGTTCTGGATCGCATTCTGCAACTCATATTCAACTCGATGATCCGTTATCTTGCGGGAATGACTATGCTCTGAAG GCAAGGAAACCATATACCATTACTAAACAGAGAGAGAGGTGGACAGATGAAGAACATAACAAGTTCCTTGAAGCTTTAAAGCTGTATGGCCGGGCCTGGCGACGCATTGAAG AACATATTGGCACAAAGACTGCTGTGCAGATTCGAAGTCATGCTCAGAAGTTTTTTTCTAAG GTTCTTCGTGACTCTAGTGGGAAAATTACGAGCACTGAGGATTCAATTGAGATTCCTCCTCCAAGACCAAAACGAAAGCCGATGCATCCTTACCCTCGTAAGCTTGCTACCCCTAGAAAAGAAATTTCGATCCCTAGAAAAGAGATTTCGATCCCAGAAAAGAGAATGAAGTCGAATTCTCTGAAGTCATTGGATTTTGATCAAGAAAACCAATCCCCCAAATCAGTGCTATCTGCAGTTGGTTCCGAAAGCCTTGGGTCCTCTGATTCAGACACACCAAATGGAAGTTTATCCCCGGTATCATCCATTAGTCGTGTCCACACAAGTGGTTTTACACTTGCTGAATCCAGAACACCATGTGAGGAAGCTTCATTGAATGCTGATTCCGTTCATGATGAGAAAACTCTTATG AAATTCGAAAGTTTTTCTGCGAAAGAAGATGCAGCAGAAGAATCATCCAGTCGAACACTCAAACTTTTTGGGACAACTCTATTTGTAACTGATGAGGCATGCAAACCATCTTCTCCAATAATTGAGGCATGCAAACCAATACCTCTCGACGTACGTGCCCATTGCCTTAGCGAGGGGCATACAAAATTGGAACTTGTTGGCAACAGTGCACTAAATGAAACATCAACCATATCCCAACTAAGGGTGAGAGTGAGAACTGCATCATGTGGGAAAGGTTTTGTGCCATATAAAAGGTGCATGCCACAGACCGAAAACCAATCTTCATCTGTAACAGCTGATGACAGAGAAGAGCAATGCATCCAACTTTCATTATAG